The Breoghania sp. genome has a segment encoding these proteins:
- a CDS encoding S49 family peptidase — MLPVVRLNGAIGLASPLRPGLTLSSCANNLEKAFRFDGTPAVAIVVNSPGGSPVQARLIYQRIRQLADEHKKQVLVFVEDVAASGGYMIALAGDEIICDPSSIVGSIGVISAGFGFVDLLERLGVERRVHTSGTRKGILDPFQPENPDDVTHLETLQQEIHEVFIEMVRARRGDVLNDDPDLYSGLFWVGETARSLGLVDDLGDLRSFARARFGEKVRLVLIGGERSFFPRRAGVGIALDQGLNTNGLARDMVAALEERSLWARYGL, encoded by the coding sequence ATGCTTCCCGTCGTCCGCCTCAACGGCGCGATCGGTCTGGCCTCGCCCTTGCGCCCGGGCCTCACGCTTTCGAGCTGCGCCAACAATCTGGAAAAGGCCTTCCGCTTCGACGGCACGCCAGCGGTCGCGATCGTCGTCAACTCACCGGGCGGTTCGCCGGTCCAGGCACGGCTGATCTACCAGCGCATCCGGCAGCTCGCCGATGAACACAAGAAGCAGGTTCTGGTTTTCGTGGAAGATGTCGCGGCCTCCGGCGGTTACATGATCGCCCTGGCCGGAGACGAGATCATTTGCGATCCGTCCTCCATCGTCGGCTCCATAGGTGTCATATCGGCAGGGTTCGGCTTTGTGGACCTGCTGGAACGGCTGGGCGTGGAACGGCGCGTCCACACATCCGGTACTCGCAAGGGCATCCTTGATCCGTTCCAGCCGGAAAACCCGGACGATGTCACCCATCTGGAAACACTGCAGCAAGAGATCCACGAGGTCTTCATCGAAATGGTGCGCGCGCGGCGCGGCGATGTGCTGAACGACGATCCGGATCTGTATTCCGGGCTTTTCTGGGTCGGAGAGACGGCCCGCTCCCTTGGCCTTGTCGATGATCTGGGTGATCTGCGTTCCTTCGCGCGGGCAAGGTTTGGGGAAAAAGTTCGGCTTGTGCTGATTGGTGGCGAACGTTCCTTCTTCCCGCGCCGCGCCGGTGTCGGCATCGCTCTGGATCAGGGACTGAACACGAACGGACTGGCGCGCGACATGGTGGCGGCGCTGGAAGAGCGCAGCCTGTGGGCCCGCTATGGTCTCTAG
- a CDS encoding glycine--tRNA ligase subunit alpha: MPIEHGLTETGAGELAAHLSPQRSFQGLILTLQRFWADKGCVILQPYDMEVGAGTFHPATTLRSLGPRPWKAAYVQPSRRPTDGRYGENPNRLQHYYQFQAILKPSPENLQELYLASLAAIGIDSSVHDIRFVEDDWESPTLGAWGLGWECWCDGMEVSQFTYFQQVAGFECSPVSGELTYGLERLAMYVQGVDNVYDLNFNGLEGDQKVTYGDVFLQAEQEYSRHNFEYADTEMLFRHFRDAEGECQALLKAGEKAMEEAGDGIHKLVFPAYDQCIKASHCFNLLDARGVISVTERQSYILRVRELAKSCGAAFLKTKAGGA; encoded by the coding sequence ATGCCTATCGAACACGGGCTCACGGAAACCGGCGCAGGCGAGCTCGCCGCCCATCTCAGCCCGCAGCGCTCGTTTCAGGGCCTCATCCTTACCCTTCAGCGCTTCTGGGCCGACAAGGGCTGCGTGATCCTGCAGCCTTACGATATGGAAGTGGGCGCCGGCACCTTCCATCCGGCAACGACCCTGCGTTCGCTGGGCCCGCGCCCGTGGAAGGCGGCCTATGTGCAACCCTCCCGCCGCCCGACAGATGGCCGCTATGGTGAGAACCCCAACCGCCTGCAGCATTACTACCAGTTTCAGGCCATCCTGAAGCCCTCGCCGGAAAACCTGCAGGAGCTCTACCTCGCATCGCTGGCTGCCATCGGCATCGATTCCTCCGTCCACGACATCCGCTTTGTCGAGGACGATTGGGAGAGCCCGACGCTTGGCGCCTGGGGCCTTGGCTGGGAATGCTGGTGCGATGGCATGGAAGTCTCGCAGTTCACCTATTTCCAGCAGGTGGCGGGCTTCGAATGTTCGCCCGTTTCGGGTGAACTGACCTACGGTCTGGAGCGCCTCGCCATGTATGTGCAGGGCGTCGACAATGTCTATGACCTCAATTTCAACGGTCTGGAAGGCGACCAGAAGGTCACCTATGGCGACGTGTTCCTCCAGGCGGAGCAGGAATATTCCCGGCACAATTTCGAATATGCCGACACCGAGATGCTGTTCCGCCATTTCCGCGATGCCGAAGGCGAATGCCAGGCGCTTCTGAAAGCCGGAGAAAAGGCGATGGAGGAAGCCGGCGACGGCATCCACAAGCTGGTCTTCCCAGCCTATGACCAGTGCATCAAGGCTTCGCATTGCTTCAACCTGCTGGATGCGCGCGGGGTGATCTCGGTCACCGAACGCCAGTCCTACATCCTGCGGGTGCGCGAACTGGCCAAGTCCTGCGGTGCAGCCTTCCTCAAGACAAAAGCAGGCGGCGCCTAG
- the nadA gene encoding quinolinate synthase NadA — protein MSSSAHVGTPAYTDTPLKRTFPTVAMPALAYTPLVAEETAAAYEKVRHIIPAIEWPAYAPYVKAINDLKKERNAVILAHNYMTPEIYHGVADIVGDSLQLAKEAARSTADVIVQCGVHFMAETSKILNPDKTILMPDMGAGCSLAESITAADVRGLREKHPGVPIVTYVNTSAEVKAECDICCTSSNALQIVESLGVPRVLLIPDKYLAANVALHTDVEILTWEGACVVHQRFTGAEMREYRESVPGVKIVAHPECPTDVTAEADYTGSTSGMIAWVKQNKPEKVLLVTECSMADNIAVETPGVEYVRPCNLCPYMKMITLPKILESLVHMRDEVVVDPAVAQRARAAVERMINLQS, from the coding sequence ATGTCGAGCTCAGCACACGTCGGAACGCCCGCTTACACGGACACGCCGCTCAAGCGCACCTTTCCCACCGTCGCGATGCCCGCCCTCGCCTACACACCCTTGGTGGCGGAAGAAACCGCAGCGGCCTACGAAAAGGTCCGCCACATCATCCCTGCCATCGAATGGCCGGCCTATGCGCCTTATGTGAAGGCGATCAACGACCTCAAGAAAGAGCGCAACGCGGTCATCCTGGCGCATAATTACATGACGCCGGAGATCTATCACGGGGTGGCCGACATTGTGGGCGACAGCCTGCAGCTGGCCAAGGAAGCCGCACGTTCAACGGCGGATGTCATCGTCCAGTGCGGTGTGCATTTCATGGCCGAGACGTCGAAAATCCTGAACCCCGACAAGACGATCCTGATGCCGGACATGGGGGCGGGCTGCTCGTTGGCGGAATCGATCACGGCCGCCGATGTGCGTGGCCTGCGCGAAAAACATCCCGGTGTGCCCATCGTGACCTATGTGAACACGTCCGCCGAGGTGAAAGCGGAGTGCGATATCTGCTGCACCTCCTCCAACGCGCTTCAGATCGTTGAATCGCTGGGCGTGCCGCGGGTGTTGCTGATCCCCGACAAGTATCTCGCGGCCAATGTGGCGCTTCACACGGATGTCGAGATCCTGACATGGGAAGGGGCCTGCGTCGTCCACCAGCGTTTCACCGGCGCGGAGATGCGCGAATACCGCGAGAGCGTTCCGGGCGTGAAGATCGTCGCCCATCCGGAATGCCCGACCGACGTGACGGCGGAGGCCGACTATACCGGCTCCACGTCCGGCATGATCGCCTGGGTAAAACAGAACAAGCCTGAGAAGGTGCTGCTCGTCACAGAGTGCTCCATGGCCGACAACATCGCGGTGGAAACGCCCGGCGTCGAGTATGTGCGGCCCTGCAATCTGTGCCCCTACATGAAGATGATCACCCTGCCGAAAATCCTCGAAAGCCTCGTGCACATGCGCGACGAGGTGGTCGTCGATCCGGCTGTCGCGCAACGCGCGCGCGCCGCCGTGGAACGGATGATCAACCTGCAAAGCTGA
- a CDS encoding MFS transporter, which produces MSQDRSETAATPFWRAVPFIIVCGSVVAMASFGPRSSMGLFLAPMTEMRGWSRETFALAIAIQNLLWGLGQPIAGGFADRYGTTRVLIAGALLTGAALILMPLSTSPFMFHLSAGVLFGLGLSACSFSIVLAAFGRIVSPARRSIAFGIGTAAGSFGQFLFAPLGQALIDTQGWQNALQTLGFLTFGLIFCFSLALKGKPKAQPLQGSERDQTIMEALSEALRHPSYLLLVAGFFVCGFHLAFVTVHLPAYLIDRGLDPVWGGWSIACIGLFNIIGALAAGQLGQRHPKQIMLVWIYLARAALIVFFVLTPISPVTVLIFSAALGLLWLATVPPTSGLVAVMFGPRYMAMLFGVVFLSHQIGSFIGVWLGGRLYDTTGSYDVVWWISVALGLFAAAVHWPIKDQEIDRPIITAAP; this is translated from the coding sequence GTGTCTCAAGACAGGTCTGAAACCGCGGCCACGCCGTTCTGGCGCGCCGTGCCGTTCATTATTGTGTGCGGCAGCGTCGTCGCCATGGCCTCCTTCGGGCCGCGCTCATCCATGGGGCTGTTTCTCGCGCCCATGACGGAAATGCGGGGCTGGAGCCGCGAGACCTTTGCGCTCGCCATCGCCATCCAGAACCTTCTGTGGGGACTTGGACAGCCAATCGCGGGCGGATTTGCCGATCGCTACGGCACCACGCGCGTGCTCATCGCAGGGGCGTTGCTGACCGGTGCTGCTCTGATCCTGATGCCGCTTTCGACCTCGCCTTTCATGTTCCATCTGAGCGCGGGCGTTTTGTTTGGCCTCGGCCTGTCCGCCTGCTCTTTCAGCATCGTCCTGGCCGCCTTTGGCAGGATTGTGTCCCCCGCACGACGCTCCATTGCCTTCGGTATCGGCACGGCGGCGGGCTCCTTCGGCCAGTTCCTCTTTGCTCCGCTGGGGCAGGCCCTCATCGATACACAGGGCTGGCAAAACGCGCTCCAGACGCTGGGGTTTCTCACCTTCGGCCTGATCTTTTGCTTTTCGCTTGCGCTGAAGGGCAAGCCTAAGGCGCAGCCGTTGCAGGGGTCCGAACGCGATCAGACCATCATGGAGGCGCTGTCGGAGGCCTTGCGCCATCCAAGCTACCTTCTGCTGGTCGCAGGCTTCTTCGTTTGCGGTTTCCACCTCGCCTTCGTCACCGTTCACCTGCCCGCCTATCTGATCGATCGCGGGCTCGATCCGGTTTGGGGCGGCTGGTCGATCGCCTGTATCGGGCTGTTCAACATCATCGGCGCATTGGCGGCAGGGCAGCTTGGCCAACGTCATCCCAAGCAGATCATGCTTGTTTGGATTTATCTGGCGCGCGCGGCGCTCATCGTCTTTTTCGTGCTGACACCGATCTCGCCCGTCACGGTTTTGATATTCTCTGCCGCGCTTGGGCTTCTGTGGCTGGCGACCGTACCGCCCACCTCCGGTCTCGTCGCCGTCATGTTCGGTCCGCGCTATATGGCCATGCTCTTCGGTGTCGTCTTTCTGTCCCACCAGATCGGCTCGTTCATCGGTGTCTGGCTGGGTGGGCGGCTCTATGACACGACCGGTTCCTACGACGTGGTCTGGTGGATCAGCGTTGCTCTGGGGCTTTTTGCCGCAGCGGTCCATTGGCCGATCAAGGATCAGGAAATCGACAGGCCGATTATCACGGCTGCGCCTTAG
- a CDS encoding GGDEF domain-containing protein has protein sequence MSLEYNTLLMALSVSCIAMSMTLAVTWIAYRRDVFLLTWSLSALLLFLGSIVYGLYAAMPSRVPAAVGTTVLSIGFTMCWIAARQFRSRLVPARKYVVLIGVIAVSQWALQLAGLVGLMLLLFNAQAMVLLFATAWEYWCARSERLHSLKWLTALYVLVGLSFALCIIPLAIESPLYLYSAPKNWAETLQTFICIISITAIGGLSLAINQERVVRDRTMEARTDGLTGVLNRRAFDDLSSDSLPRGKTVVAIFDLDFFKDVNDRCGHAFGDLVLRTFASVCSANLRNQDVVARIGGEEFAVVLEDCTVERAIVVANRIRLRFARQKLSFEGERVRCTVSAGVCGSSPDEVVTIHTLLGGADTALYQAKQNGRNRVCQFDMKLAAA, from the coding sequence ATGTCGTTGGAATACAACACTCTCCTGATGGCCCTCTCGGTCAGTTGCATTGCCATGAGCATGACGCTGGCCGTGACGTGGATTGCGTATCGTCGAGATGTTTTTCTTCTGACCTGGTCGCTCTCCGCGCTTCTTCTGTTTCTGGGATCCATTGTCTACGGCCTTTATGCCGCCATGCCCTCACGTGTCCCGGCAGCCGTCGGAACAACAGTCCTGTCGATCGGTTTCACGATGTGCTGGATTGCGGCTCGGCAGTTTCGTAGCCGTTTGGTCCCTGCTCGCAAGTACGTTGTTCTGATTGGGGTGATTGCGGTATCCCAGTGGGCACTTCAACTGGCCGGACTTGTCGGCCTCATGCTGCTCCTTTTCAATGCGCAGGCCATGGTGTTGCTCTTCGCCACCGCCTGGGAATACTGGTGCGCCCGCTCCGAGCGGCTCCATTCCCTGAAATGGCTGACGGCGCTTTATGTGCTCGTCGGGCTGTCCTTCGCACTGTGTATTATCCCGCTCGCGATTGAGAGCCCCCTCTATCTGTACAGCGCGCCGAAGAATTGGGCGGAGACGCTGCAGACGTTTATCTGCATCATCAGCATCACGGCCATTGGTGGCTTGTCACTGGCGATCAATCAGGAACGTGTCGTGCGAGACCGCACGATGGAGGCCCGCACCGACGGACTGACCGGAGTTCTCAACCGTCGTGCCTTCGACGACCTGTCGAGCGATAGCCTGCCCAGGGGAAAAACGGTGGTTGCGATTTTCGACCTCGACTTCTTCAAGGACGTGAATGATCGCTGTGGCCACGCCTTCGGCGATCTCGTGCTGAGGACCTTCGCCTCCGTTTGCTCCGCCAATTTGCGCAATCAGGATGTTGTGGCCCGCATAGGCGGGGAGGAATTCGCGGTCGTGCTGGAGGACTGCACGGTGGAGCGGGCGATTGTTGTGGCCAACCGTATCCGACTGCGCTTCGCCAGGCAGAAGCTCTCCTTCGAGGGGGAGCGGGTTCGATGCACGGTGAGCGCGGGGGTGTGCGGCAGCTCGCCCGATGAGGTGGTGACAATCCACACCCTTCTGGGTGGCGCGGATACCGCCCTCTACCAGGCAAAGCAGAATGGCCGGAACCGCGTCTGCCAATTCGATATGAAACTGGCAGCCGCCTGA
- the nadC gene encoding carboxylating nicotinate-nucleotide diphosphorylase encodes MTIALPELPRLMIDDAVKAALLEDWGRAGDITSQATIPADTQARAVIVSRKFGRLSGLGFVESACRQTEGSIRVERLASDGATLEPGTPVARIEGPARAVLACERVGLNYLGHLSGIATATAQFAERIAHTRASIVCTRKTTPGLRAFEKYAVRCGGGANHRFGLDDAILIKDNHIALAGGVALAVKRARAHVGHLVKIEVEVDTLDQLREAMEARPDVVLLDNMGPETLRTAVDIIDARALSEASGGINLETVKAIAEAGVDLISIGWITHSAPTLDLGLDIEIETV; translated from the coding sequence ATGACCATAGCCTTGCCCGAACTTCCCCGCCTGATGATTGACGATGCGGTCAAGGCAGCCCTCCTTGAGGACTGGGGCCGCGCCGGAGACATCACATCGCAGGCCACCATTCCCGCCGACACCCAGGCCCGCGCGGTCATCGTATCGCGCAAGTTCGGGCGGCTCTCCGGCCTCGGCTTCGTGGAAAGCGCTTGCCGCCAGACCGAGGGTTCAATCCGTGTGGAGCGCCTTGCAAGCGATGGCGCAACCCTTGAGCCGGGAACGCCTGTCGCCCGCATCGAGGGGCCTGCCCGTGCGGTGCTCGCCTGCGAGCGCGTGGGGCTCAACTATCTCGGCCATCTGAGCGGGATTGCGACGGCGACCGCTCAATTCGCGGAGCGCATCGCCCACACCCGCGCGTCCATCGTATGCACGCGCAAGACGACGCCGGGACTTCGCGCCTTCGAGAAATACGCGGTCAGGTGCGGAGGCGGAGCCAATCATCGTTTCGGGCTCGATGATGCCATTCTCATCAAGGACAATCACATTGCGCTGGCGGGCGGCGTAGCGCTGGCCGTCAAGCGTGCCCGGGCCCATGTCGGCCATCTGGTGAAGATCGAAGTGGAAGTGGACACCCTCGACCAGCTTCGTGAAGCGATGGAGGCCAGACCGGACGTTGTGCTGCTGGACAATATGGGGCCGGAGACGCTTCGCACCGCGGTCGACATCATTGATGCGAGGGCCCTGAGCGAGGCGTCGGGCGGGATCAATCTGGAGACGGTAAAAGCCATTGCGGAAGCGGGCGTGGACCTCATCTCCATTGGCTGGATCACCCACTCCGCGCCAACGCTGGATCTCGGCCTCGACATCGAGATTGAGACCGTGTGA
- a CDS encoding LemA family protein, whose amino-acid sequence MISWIVLAFFATIVVYAIALYNRLVRQRQMVREGWSGIDVQLKRRFDLIPNLVEAVKGYMSHERETLAAVTEMRARAGGVPSGDVAGRAQAEGMLSAALSRLMAVAENYPELDASDNFLDLQDALRNIENELQMARRYYNGAVRDLNVTVEAFPSNLIANQFGFSSEDYFEIEDDNERATPKVRFGK is encoded by the coding sequence ATGATCAGTTGGATCGTCCTTGCCTTTTTCGCGACGATCGTCGTCTACGCCATCGCGCTCTACAACCGTCTCGTGCGTCAACGCCAGATGGTGCGTGAGGGATGGAGCGGCATCGACGTACAGCTAAAACGTCGGTTCGACCTGATCCCCAATCTCGTCGAGGCGGTGAAGGGCTACATGAGCCACGAACGTGAGACGCTCGCGGCGGTGACGGAAATGCGCGCGCGCGCCGGTGGGGTGCCCTCCGGCGACGTGGCAGGGCGCGCTCAGGCGGAAGGCATGCTGAGCGCAGCCCTTTCCCGGCTGATGGCGGTTGCGGAGAATTATCCCGAGCTGGATGCCTCCGACAACTTCCTCGACCTTCAGGATGCGTTGCGCAACATCGAGAACGAATTGCAGATGGCGCGTCGTTACTACAACGGCGCCGTGCGGGATCTGAATGTCACGGTGGAGGCTTTTCCCTCCAATCTCATCGCGAACCAGTTCGGGTTCTCCAGCGAAGACTACTTCGAGATCGAAGACGACAACGAGCGCGCGACACCCAAGGTACGTTTCGGCAAGTAG
- a CDS encoding L-aspartate oxidase, with translation MTFAQRAALQPRDISSIVPAGDKPEDVVILGGGLAGLFTALKLAQAERRVSVLCGAPLGQGAASVWAQGGIAASVGEGDTFELHAADTIAAGAGLCDEAIVHGVTYEGAARIADLLACGAPFDRDLDGRLSLSREAAHSRARVVRVGGDTAGRAVMQALIATVRKTPSIRVLEGFVGESLMREGNRVCGLIARRKADCLRLSFAARSVVLASGGAGHLYEVTTNPTEAAGQGLAMAARAGAVIADAEFVQFHPTAIDIGLDPAPLATEALRGEGAVLVNLAGERFMEKIHPLKELAPRDVVARAIHREVTAGRGAFLDARACVGTEFPERFPTVYAACLGAGIDPVSQPIPVRPAAHYHMGGVWTDARGRSSLPGLWAAGEVASTGLHGANRLASSSLLEATVFANRIATDIAATMPVSDVADWRPLPGMTTPLAAQPSDRITVARLRKLMATKVGVMRDGAGLKEALAELATLSIECDGIDCANMLVCARMIAAAALLREESRGGHFRTDHPNTSPALARRALMTLEEVNTVIREALGGDGPSVPARTAPTMEHAR, from the coding sequence ATGACCTTCGCCCAACGCGCCGCCCTTCAGCCCCGAGATATCTCCAGCATCGTCCCCGCAGGCGATAAACCGGAGGACGTCGTCATCCTTGGCGGCGGCCTTGCCGGGCTTTTCACCGCATTGAAGCTTGCCCAAGCGGAGCGACGGGTGAGCGTGCTCTGCGGCGCTCCGCTTGGGCAAGGCGCGGCCTCGGTCTGGGCGCAGGGCGGCATCGCGGCCAGCGTCGGCGAAGGCGACACATTCGAGCTTCACGCCGCCGACACCATCGCGGCCGGAGCCGGTTTGTGCGACGAGGCCATCGTCCACGGCGTCACATACGAGGGAGCGGCGCGGATTGCCGACCTTCTGGCCTGTGGCGCACCTTTCGACCGCGATCTGGACGGACGATTAAGCCTGTCGCGCGAGGCCGCCCACTCGCGTGCCCGCGTCGTGCGGGTCGGTGGAGACACGGCGGGGCGCGCGGTCATGCAGGCACTCATCGCCACCGTGCGCAAGACACCGTCCATCCGCGTCCTCGAAGGCTTTGTCGGGGAAAGCCTGATGCGGGAGGGGAACCGGGTTTGCGGCCTCATCGCCCGGCGCAAGGCCGACTGTCTGCGCCTTTCCTTTGCCGCCCGAAGCGTGGTTCTGGCCTCTGGGGGCGCCGGCCACCTTTACGAGGTGACGACCAATCCAACCGAGGCCGCGGGGCAGGGCCTCGCCATGGCGGCGCGGGCCGGTGCCGTGATCGCGGACGCGGAATTCGTCCAGTTCCACCCCACGGCGATCGATATCGGGCTCGACCCGGCGCCGCTGGCGACCGAAGCTCTTCGCGGTGAAGGCGCGGTCCTCGTGAACCTCGCAGGCGAGCGCTTCATGGAGAAAATCCATCCCCTGAAGGAACTTGCCCCGCGCGATGTGGTCGCCCGCGCGATTCATCGCGAAGTGACTGCCGGACGCGGAGCCTTTCTCGATGCGCGCGCCTGCGTCGGCACGGAGTTTCCCGAAAGGTTCCCGACCGTTTACGCCGCCTGCCTGGGCGCAGGCATAGACCCTGTCAGCCAGCCGATACCGGTTCGCCCGGCCGCCCACTATCACATGGGTGGGGTGTGGACGGATGCGCGCGGACGCAGCTCCCTTCCCGGCTTGTGGGCGGCGGGCGAAGTTGCCTCAACCGGCTTGCATGGCGCAAATCGGCTCGCCTCCAGCTCGCTGCTGGAGGCCACCGTTTTCGCAAACAGGATCGCGACCGATATTGCCGCTACCATGCCGGTGAGCGACGTCGCGGACTGGCGCCCCCTGCCCGGCATGACGACGCCCCTCGCCGCGCAACCCAGCGACCGCATCACCGTCGCACGGCTGCGCAAACTGATGGCGACGAAGGTCGGCGTCATGCGGGACGGCGCGGGACTGAAGGAGGCGCTTGCCGAACTCGCCACGCTCTCCATCGAATGCGATGGGATCGATTGCGCCAACATGCTGGTCTGCGCCCGCATGATCGCGGCCGCCGCACTGCTGCGCGAGGAAAGCCGCGGCGGGCATTTCCGAACTGACCACCCGAACACCAGCCCCGCCTTGGCACGACGCGCTCTCATGACGCTTGAAGAGGTCAATACCGTCATCCGCGAGGCCTTGGGCGGAGACGGACCATCCGTCCCTGCCCGCACCGCCCCCACGATGGAGCACGCCCGATGA
- a CDS encoding cell wall hydrolase: MKSLLLGVALYFGFPDRFAFQDTLSLMEREENPSLRWLAAIEPAQSTTISRPSLVMASGTRPDGPSYRVTGHADGARATILAGLDASVMGRDVVDVPEKVRTNSSTKGNRLVSIAPDRQMVDNASGTVYHMGSLIGAQPAQSLPRVAFVQPQAVPQTQLAALDPATKKPGKPLNLNKMLMARAAAAAGFSSLSAYAPSAVEDTALPFAALFGTPPGPTPEEEAVDRENPHWWASNPLPASVILPKEQRCLAEAIYFEARGEPESGQAAVAQVVLNRVKNPAYPATICKVVYQNRTQRNSCQFSFACDGKPDRISSKESWDVAQRLAREIISGKHMSEKVGASTHYHATYVRPRWARKMKRLGKVGRHVFYQTYGGGWS, encoded by the coding sequence GTGAAGTCGCTCCTGCTCGGTGTCGCACTCTATTTCGGCTTTCCCGATCGCTTTGCCTTTCAGGACACGTTGAGCCTGATGGAGCGCGAGGAAAACCCGTCCTTGCGCTGGCTTGCCGCCATCGAACCGGCTCAAAGCACGACAATTTCCCGCCCAAGCCTGGTTATGGCGTCCGGAACAAGGCCGGATGGACCCAGCTATCGCGTTACCGGGCATGCCGATGGCGCGCGCGCGACCATTCTCGCCGGTCTCGACGCGTCCGTCATGGGGCGTGATGTGGTGGATGTGCCGGAAAAGGTGCGCACCAACAGTTCCACCAAGGGCAATCGTCTGGTTTCCATCGCCCCGGACCGGCAGATGGTCGATAATGCCTCCGGCACGGTTTACCACATGGGCAGCCTGATTGGCGCGCAGCCCGCACAGTCCCTGCCGCGGGTTGCCTTTGTGCAGCCGCAGGCGGTTCCGCAAACGCAACTTGCCGCACTTGATCCGGCAACCAAAAAGCCCGGAAAGCCGCTGAATCTCAACAAGATGCTGATGGCGCGCGCCGCGGCAGCCGCCGGCTTCTCCTCGCTTTCCGCCTATGCGCCGAGCGCCGTGGAAGATACCGCCCTGCCGTTTGCCGCACTCTTCGGCACACCGCCAGGGCCCACGCCTGAAGAAGAAGCCGTGGATCGGGAGAACCCGCATTGGTGGGCGTCGAATCCGCTTCCCGCCAGCGTGATCCTGCCGAAGGAACAGCGCTGTCTGGCCGAGGCAATCTATTTCGAGGCGCGGGGCGAGCCGGAATCCGGTCAGGCTGCGGTTGCGCAGGTCGTGCTCAACCGGGTGAAGAACCCGGCCTATCCCGCCACCATCTGCAAGGTGGTTTATCAAAACCGCACGCAGCGCAACTCCTGCCAGTTCTCCTTTGCCTGCGATGGCAAGCCGGACCGCATCTCCTCGAAAGAGTCATGGGATGTGGCGCAGAGGCTGGCCCGCGAGATCATCTCTGGCAAACACATGTCGGAAAAGGTCGGGGCTTCGACCCATTATCATGCGACATATGTACGCCCTCGCTGGGCCCGCAAGATGAAGCGGCTCGGCAAAGTCGGACGCCACGTCTTCTATCAGACCTATGGCGGCGGCTGGAGCTGA